The genomic interval CTCCGCCGCGCATGTTCGGGCTTCAGGTCTGGAAGAAATTCTAGGACGCTAACGCCAGGGAGGCCCAAACATGGCAACGCAAACGATCCGCCACGGAGTGGACAATCTCTCGCCGGAATTGAGCGCGCGGTTCGAAGAACTGGATTTATGGGACAATGCGCGCGACCTGGTGGAGGACGGCTACACGATCATCCAGGATCCGGCCGCCCACGCGATTACCGACGAGTTGCGTGAAGCGATCCTGCGGCTGTCGCAGACGTCCGAAGGTGAAAACAGGGGTCGGCGTGCGGGGCTTCTGCTCGGCCGCGATCCGGTATTTGCAAAGGCGGTCACCGTTCCCCGCCTGCTGGCGCTGGCGGAATTTCTTGTCGGGCGCGGCATGCTGCTGAGCCAACTGCTGGGGACGATCCGGGGGCCGGGCGGCAGGAACCTCGGGCTACACGCGGACAATAGCTGGTTCCCCGAGCCGTTTCCGGCTTGGGAAATCATGTGCACCGCATGCTGGGTCACCGACGAGTTTACCGAAGAGCATGGGGCGACGATGATCATCCCCGGGACGCATAAGCAAAAGCGCCACCCCCCGCGGGACGTCCGCGAGTCTCTGGAAGGCGCGCGGGCGATTGTCGCACCGAAAGGATCCATCTGCCTGTGGGACGGATCGGTCTGGCACGGAAATTACGCCCGCAAAACGCCGGGTGAACGGGTTGTTCTTCATACCACTTACACGCGGCTCGGGATGCAGCCGATCGACGATTACAGCCATCTCGGCGACACATGGCTGGAGCAGAATGCCTCCGAATTTCGCGGCCTTTTAGGCCGCGACCTTTTCTTTCATTCGACTACCGAAACCAGCGGGCAGACGGATCAGGACAGATTGCGCCATACCTACAGGATGGTTCACGGTCCTCAGGGATATTGACCGGCAACGCCGCAGAGGAGACGAAATGAGCGATATCTGGACGGGAAGCGCAGTTCCATCGGCGGACGCTTGCGTGACGGGACCGCTGCTGGAACGCTATGCGCGCGAAACGCCCGACAAGGTCTTCGCTCTCTTCGAGGACGGAAGCAGTTGGACCTACGAGCAAACGCTGGCGATCGTTCAGAAAATGGCCGGCGGTCTACGCGCGCTTGGCGTCGCGCAGGGCGACTATGTCAATGTGTGGCTACCGAATGGCCGGGAAGCGGTTGCGGTCTGGCTGGCGATCAACTGGCTCGGGGCGATCTATGTTCCGATCAATCTGGCGTACCGCGGAAATATTCTCGAACATGTGGTAGCGAACGGACAGGCGCGGCTGATGATCGCCCAGTCGGAACTTGCCGAACGGCTGCGGACAATCGACCGTGCATGTCTGACCGACATCGTCACGCTCGGCGATGCGCCCGAAGCGATGGGCGATATACGCTTCCACAAGTGGGAAAGCCTCGACGGGCCGAAGGTCGCGGATCCGGCAAAGGTCATGCCATGGGATGTGCAGATGGTAATCTACACGTCCGGCACGACCGGTCCGTCGAAGGGCGTGCTTGTCACCTATTGTCACAGCTATACGTCGATCAACGCGGCGTTCGGCTATGTCGGTCCTGACGATCGCTATCTCGTCGCCTTGCCTCTTTTCCATATCTCGGGGACCGGGGGCGTGCTTCTCGCGCTCTACAGCGGCGCGTCGTTCGCGCTTATCACGCAATTTTCGACCTCGAATTTCTGGCGCGTCGTGCGCGAGACGGGGACCACCTGTCTGGTCCTGTTGGGCGTGATGGCGGCGTTTCTTGCCAAGGAAGCGCCGCGCGACGATGATCGCGATCACCCGTTGCGATCTGTCATGATGGTCCCTTACACCGAGGACGCCGCTGTCTTCGAAAGCCGCTTCGGCTGTGAGGTGCGGACCTGCTTCAATATGACCGAGATATCGACCCCGCTGGTGGCCGAACCGGGCGGAAATCTTCCGGTATCCAGCTGCGGCACGGTACGCGCCGGGGTCGAGGCGCGGCTCGTCGACGCCAATGACGTCGATGTCGCCGATGGCGAGATCGGCGAACTCATCCTGCGATGCGACCGTCCGTGGTCGATGACGATTGGCTATCTGAACAACCCTGAAGCCACCGCGACGGCGTGGCGCAACGGCTGGTTCCATACGGGCGATGCTTTCCGGCGAGACGAAGGAGGCAATTATTTCTTCGTCGACCGGATCAAGGATGCGATCCGCCGCCGCGGCGAGAATATCTCGTCCTTTGAGGTCGAGAGCGACGTCTGCTCACACACGTCGATCCGTGAGGCAGCCGCGATCGGCGTTCCAAGTCCGTTTGGCGAGGAGGAAGTGATGGTCGTCGTAGCCCCCGCGCCGGGCGAGAAGATCGATCCGAAAAAGCTCATCGAATTTCTGGAGCCGCGCATGGCCGGCTTCATGTTGCCGCGCTACATTCGCACGATGGACGATCTGCCCAAGACGCCGACGCAGAAGGTGCAAAAGCATCTGCTACGCGCGGAAGGAATCACGACAGACACGTTCGACCGGCTCGGCTGATCGTCCGGCGGCGGAGGAGGGGCGACGGCGCTACTCTCTCTGCATCACCAGCTATCGATGAACGGACGCTTTTTCTTGCCCGTCCGTACAGGCGCGGGAATGCTTTCGAGACCCGCGACGATGTGAGCCCGCGTTTCGGCGGGATCGATCACTTCGTCGAAGTCGAACCCCATCGCGGTGCTGATCGCTTTGCCATTTTCATAGGATTCGGCGACGCGTTGTTCGTACCAGCGCTGCCGCTCGTCGAGATCGGCGATTGCCTCCATTTCCTTGCGATAGCCCAGCTTGACTGCGCCCTCCAGCCCCATGCCGCCGAATTCGCCGGTGGGCCAGGACAAGGTAAAGAAGGGGGCCTGACTATGGCCGCCGACCATCGCCATCACGCCAAGGCCATAGCCTTTGCGCAGGACGACCGAGAAAAGCGGAACCGTCAGGTTGGGGCCGGTCACGAACATGCGGCAGCAATGCCGGATCAGCCCCGACTTTTCGGCTTCCGGACCCACCATATTGCCCGGCGTGTCCGCCAGAACGACGATCGGGATGTCGAACGCGTCGCACAATTGCATGAAGCGCGAACATTTGTCCGCAGCATCGGCATCGACCGCGCCGCCGAGATAGGCCGAATTGTTCGCGATGATTCCGATCGGACGACCCTCGATCCGGGCCAGTGCGGTAATCGCGGCGCGGCCGAATGTCTCGCGAAGCTCCAGCACCGAACCGGTGTCGCATAATGTCTCGATGATCCGGCAGATATCATAGGCACGCAGACGATTTTCAGGCACCATGCTGCGCAGAAGCCGCTGGTCGGCGGCATCCCACGAGGGCAGTCGTCCCTGAAAATAGGAGAGATATTTCTGTGCGATGCGCACGGCGTCGGCTTCGTCCTCCGCCAGGATGTCGATGACGCCGCCCGCCGCCTGTACCTCGGCCGGCCCGACTTCCTCCGGCGTGTAGACGCCGAGGCCGCCGCCTTCGATCAGAGCCGGGCCGCCGACGCCCATCGTCGTGTCCTTCGTCGCTATCACGACGTCGCAGCATCCGAGCAGTACGGCGGCGCCCGCGAAGCAGCGACCATTTGCGATCGCGATCTGGGGCACGAGCGCGCTCAGGCGGCCCTGCAACGCAAAGGCGCGCGTATTGAATATGCCGCCGCCCGCGGGCCGGTCGGTATCACCGGGGCGGCCGCCGCCGCTTTCGGCAAACAGGATGACCGGCAGGCGCCAACGCTCGGCCAGTTCCAGCATCCGGTCCGTTTTTTCGTGGTTCTTCAGGCCCTGTGTGCCGGCATAAACGGTATAATCATAGGACATGACGACGCAGCGCGACGCATCGGCGCCAAATATGTCGCCGTTCACGCGCCCGATCCCGGTGACCATGCCGTCGGCCGGAGTCGTGCGAATGAGATGGTCGACGGGATGACGCAACCGCTGGCCCGCGATGACGAGCGAGCCATATTCGATGAAGCTGCCTTCATCGACGATATCGTCGACATTCTCCCGCGCCGTGCGATATCCGCGGGCACGCCGGCGGGCGACGGCATCGGGACGCGCGGTATCGAGCGTGAGCGCACGGCGCGCGTGCAATTCGGCGAGATCGGGGCGAATATGGTCGGGATCGATGTCGGCGGCGGATTCGATCGCCGAAAGACCAACATCGGCTTCCTCGAAGAACAGGATGGGACTGCCCTCCGATACCACGGCGCCGATCTCGTTCGGCAACAGCCGCACATAGCCCGCCGCCGGCGCTGTGATGACATGTTCGAGTTTCATTGCCTCCATGACCGCGACAGGCTGTCCTGCCGCGACCGCCTCGTTCGCCGCTGCCGGCAATGCTATGAGCGAGCCGGTCATCGGTGCCGCGATCGCGACCGTACCGGCGGGCACGTCCACTATATGGTCCGGTGATGGCGCGTCGCTTGCGGCGTCGGACGAAGGGTCGGGCTTCAACTGGTCTGCATGATCGAGAAGTGCTCCGAGATGGCGCTCGATGAAAAACGTATCGAACGCGCCGGCCGCAATTTCGGGATGCTGCAACAATGCGCGGAGAAACGAGAGGTTGGTTTCGATGCCCTCGATCGCAAACTCGCCGAGGGTGCGGTCAGCCAGACGAACGGCGTTCGCGAGACCGCCGGTCGGCGCGGTCGTGATCACCTTGGCAAGCAGGCTGTCGAAGCGGGGATTGGGTTGATATCCCCGCTCTCCGCAGTCGTCGACGCGCACACCCGGACCCGCCGGTATTTCGTAGCGGCCTATGCGACCGCCCGACGGTCGGGGCATCCCGTCGGCAGCGATTGCTTCCGCGTTCACGCGCGCCTGAATGGCTACGCCGCGCGGGGCGGGAATTCGGTCCTGTCGCAGTTCGAGGTTGCGGAGCGACATTCCATTTGCCAGCTCCAATTGGATGTCGACAAGGTCGAGCCCGGTAACCGCCTCCGTCACCGTATGTTCGACCTGTAGCCGGGCATTCGCTTCGATGAAGTAAAAGCTGCCGTTATCGAGGTCGACGAGAAACTCTACCGTCCCGACCCCACGATAATTCACGGCCCTGCCGATAGCGACGGCGGCGTCGAACAGTTTTTCACGCAGCGCCGTATCCAGCCCGGGTGCGGGAGCGATTTCGACGATCTTTTGCCGCTGGCGTTGCAGGCTGCATTCGCGGTCCCACAGATGGACGACATCGCCCGTGCCGTCGCCGATGATCTGTACCTCGACATGGCGCGCCCGGCCGACGAGCTTTTCGCAATAGACAGCGTCGGATCCAAACCCGGCGAGCGCCTCTGAGCTGCAGCGCTGGTGCGTGTCGGCGACCGCCGCGCGATCGGTGACCGGGCGCATTCCGCGACCGCCGCCGCCCGCGACCGCCTTGATCATCATCGCCCCGTGACGGTCGAAAAAGGCGAGGGCTTCTTCGACACCGACCGGGCCATCGCTGCCGGGCGGAACGGGAATGTCTGCCGCCAAGGCAATCGCGCGCGCGTGGGCTTTGTCGCCGAGCGCTGCAAGTGTCACCGCTGCGGGGCCGACAAAGACCAGACCGGCCTCCTCGCACCGCTGAGCGAACTCTGCGGACTCGCTCAGAAATCCGTATCCGGGGTGGACCGCGTCGCAGCCTGCGTCGCGTGCGACTTCGACGATCGCATCGATGTCAAGATAGGCGGCGGGGCCACTTCCGGGAAGCGCGAGCGCTTCGTCGGTCCGCCGGCTGTGCAATGCGTTGCGGTCGTCGGCCGAATAGATGCCGATGGACCTGATACCGCGGCCTGCGGCGGCGCGAGCGATGCGGACGGCAATCTCGCCGCGATTGGCTATCAACAGCTTTTTCATGATCTAGACTGCTGTTTCTTTCGCGATGCTGTCGTGTAGCTCGCGTAAAACCGCCATGATTGGCTCCGGTGCCTTGTGGCTTCCGACGCGGATCGTCATTCGGCCTGCGGCAATCATCGCGCGCCGGTGATCATTGGCCGCTTTCAGCATCTGCTCCGTCGCGCCGTCATAGATCAACATTGCACCGGGCAAAGCGGCCGTCTGCTCCGCAACCAGCGCGAAATCCGCGTCGGGGTCGGGGGCGTCGCCGAAACGAACTTTTCCGCCTTCGATCCTCGCTGCCCAGAAACTGGTCCCGCCATCGGGCGGCACGGAAGTGAAGGTTTCGGACAGAGAAAAATGATGGCCGGCCAGACGGTCGCTGTTCTCGGTCACCAATCGCGCGAGCAGTTCCTTAATGCGTTCGATCCACTGCGGGCCGGCAAAAATCATCGTCATTCTTTCGATTCCAGTTCGTGCAGGATACGTGCATGCTTGTCGCGATCGAGGTCGTAGAACCACATGATCGACATCGCGATCACGGTGAAAACGAGCATCATGGGACCATACAGCAGCGCCAGATGGACGGCGGTCTCGTGCGGTACTTCGTCGACTGCGACGCCTTGCGGGAAGCGGATCAGGTCGAGTGCTACCCCGGCGAGCGCGCCGCCGATCCCCAGCGACGCCTTTCGCGTGAACGCGCTGACGCCGAAGAGAAAACCTTCGCTCCGGCTTTTGAAACGCAACTCGTAGGCGTCGGCGATGTCGGCAAGCATTGCGCCTGCAATCACCATGGCCGGGCCGCCTGCCAGCGACGCAAAAAATGCCGCGGCAGCGAGCAGCGCGGTCAGCATCTCTGCGCTTTCGGGAGGCGTCAGGACGCCCGCTTCGCGAAGGGCGATCGGGGCGACATTCAACGCGACCGACAATATCACCGACGCAATATAGGCTGTGCGTTTGTCTAACCGGTCGGCCAACGCGCGAGCAAAGACGGATCCGAGCATGAAGCCGAATGCCGCGCCGAGGAACACCCATTGGATACCCCATGTGGGCAGTTTCCAGTAGAAGGTGTTGACATGCACCGCCAGGGCTGCCTGCACGCCGCCAAGGACATAGGAAATCAGGATCGCGACGAAAAAGATCGCAAAGGTCCGCAGCCGGAACGCGTTGAAGAGATTGCTGAGCATCGGTTCGTGGAACTGGCCGCGGCCCTGCGATTGCATCCGGGAATAATATTGCAGCGCGCGCTTTTGGGTCGTCGCGGCGGACGCCAGGATCGCAACCAGCGCGATCACGCCGCATGTCAGCGCGAGCGGCGGATAGGCGCCTTCGTTCAACTGGCCCTGCGGATATTCGGGGGTTGTGTGAAAGAATATGCTGAAAGCAATCGCAATCACGAGCAGGCGCCCTGCAAAAGCAAAGATGTTTCTGTAGCCGGAAACCGAAATCCGCTCTTTGAAGTCGGTCGAGAGTTCGGCGCCGAGAGCCATATGGGGGATGAAATAGAAAGACTGCATCAGCCGGCAGAAGGCCGTGAAGCCGAGGAGCCAGAAAAATATTCCCCATTGGCCCAAGCCTGCGGGCGGATCGAAGAGCATGTAAAGGCCGAAGGCGAGCGGGAGGGGAGCGAGATAGAGATAGGGATGCCGACGGCCAAAGCGCGTCGCCGTCCGGTCGGACAATTGGCCGATTAACGGGTCCGAGATGCCGTCGAACAGCAATGCGATCAGCAGCGCGAGTCCGACCAGCGAGCCTTGCAGTCCGATGACCTGAACATAATAGAAAAAGAGAAATGTCTCGAGCGTCGCGGTTTTTACGCCCTCGGCCATTTCGCCGAGGCCATATCCCAATTTGGTTCCGATCGAGAGATGGTCGGTGCTTCTGCCCTCGCGAGCGGCTTCGCCGATAGGAGGAGAGGGCGTACAGGCTACGACCGGGGGAGCTCCCGGAACTGCTTCCCTCATCCTTCTCTCCATTTCTCACAGCGCATCGCTGCGCTCGCGAATCTGTTTGGTAATGCGTTACCAGCGACATGCCATCGGGGGGCGAGCTAGTCAATGTCATGGGTTGCAGGCGGCGAGGCACGCGATATAGCGGCGATGTTATGGCGGATGTCGAAGACGTGACGGGCCCGGGCGGCCATATGTCGGACAAGCGAGCGGCGACCTTGCTGCAGGCCGCGCAGGCTATTGTCCGCGAGACAGGGAATTTCGATCTGCCGATGCGGACATTGGCTGCGCGCGCACAGGTCAGCCTGCGCACGCCCTATGAGGTTTTCGGATCGAAGAACGGGATCATCCGCGCGCTGCTGAAATCGGAACAGGAAGAGTTCCGGGAGATCGTCAGAAATTACCGGTCCATCGATCGGCTCGAGATGTTCTTCGACCGAACATTGCTCGGCATGGAGTTCTATGCTCGCGAACAGCCCTTTTATCGCGCGCTTTTCCGAGCGACGCAGGCATTTTCGGGCGGCGACGAGACCGAACCTGCGCGTGAGATGCTGCCCATCTATACCAATATGGTCCGCCGCGCGATCGAAGAGGGCTTCCTGCGCAACGATCTGGACATCACGAATATCGCCGAAATCCTCACAGACCTGTTTGCGGCGAACCTGCGCAACTGGGCGTCCAGCGATTTCGATATCTGGCTTGCCGGGCAGAAAATATGTTTCGGATTTTCGCTTGCGCTTGCCGGCGTCGCCACGCCGCAATGGGTCGACCGGCTGCACCTGAACGCCCGGGCTTACGACAAAGCGATTCAGGATTATCCCGGCGGAGCGGCGCTTCCGGTCAGGTAATCCCGCGCTTCTGCCAGAATTCCGATCCGTGAACCTGGTCATATGTCTTGCGCAGCAACTCGCGGTCGTTTTGTTTGAACGTCGGGCTGCGTCCGAGGAAGATTTCCCGACCCAGCAAGCGGGGTAGTTCGGGGTCCTTGCCGGCGAACCAATCCTCGCCCAGATGATCGTAATTCTCGATCGGCTGCATGCCGATCCGCGTATATGTCATGTGCAAAACGACGCGCTCGCCGGGGATCTGGCGCGGATAGTTGCCGTGCCATACCGATCCGTCCCACAGGCAGATCGCGCCCTTGGATGCGACGATCGGTCGCGCACCTTCCGGTTCCGCGCGTTCTTCGGGCGACGGATGACGCTTCAGCTTGTGCGAACCCGGAACGACAAGCGTCGCGCCCGATTCCTCAGTGAATTCGTCGGTGACCAGGCAGGCCGTGCACATGATCTCCCATTCGGGGAAGGGGGCGGGAAACCAGCTATTGTCCGCGTGGAGACCGAGAGAACCTTTTCCCGCGCGCCGCCGCGAGCCGGACAATTGCGAGAAGAGTGCGCCTTTGCCCAGCAGATACTCGACCAGTGTCAAAAGCTTTGGTGTCGATATGGCGTCGGCAAAGATCGGATCCTCACCCAATATCGTGAAACGCGTCGGGGCTTTTTCCTCATCGCCTGCCGCCACGGTGCGAATGATGGCCTCGCGGACCTCATCGACAATCCGGTCAGTGCGCGCGTCGTGGAATATGGTGTATCCCCATTGGTCCAGCTCGGCGACATTCTCTTCAAGCCCTTGTTCGACAATGCGGTCGTGCAGCTTCTGCATGGCATTTGGTCTCCTCTCCTGATGCAAGGTAACGTGTTACCGAAGAGGTGCAAGATATATTCTTTAATAGCGCAAAGCGCGTCGCTTACTTCCTGTCGATCCATCCATGCCGACCTCCAAACAGCCAGCAGCTTGAATCACAATCTATCCCCAATGGGAATCCTGAATGTAAACACTTCCCAGGGCCGCCGGCGCGTCCGTCAATCGACGTTGAGACGATTGAACCAATGCGATGAAACACTTGGCCTAACGGCATCGGCCCAACCCGTGCCATTTCCGCCCCGTTTGGGCCGCGCGTCCACCTGACGCGCGGAGAGGGGAAAACTCATGACGATCCTGTTGTTCGATTTCGCCGAGCCGACCGCCGACGCGCAGGCGTCCGCCCGGTGTGCGCGCGCCGGGCTGCTGCTTAACTGCGCCGCGGCGACGCTGGCTATCGGCTTAGCCGGCGCGCCGATAGCGCCCGCGGCCGCCATGCAGACCGGCACCCCGGGCGCCCAGCTTTGCGAAGGCGGCTATTTCGTCTTCGACGGCGTCTGCCCCACGACGCCGACGCCGACGCCGCCGCTTTCGCCGGCGGACTTCA from uncultured Sphingopyxis sp. carries:
- a CDS encoding phytanoyl-CoA dioxygenase family protein, translated to MATQTIRHGVDNLSPELSARFEELDLWDNARDLVEDGYTIIQDPAAHAITDELREAILRLSQTSEGENRGRRAGLLLGRDPVFAKAVTVPRLLALAEFLVGRGMLLSQLLGTIRGPGGRNLGLHADNSWFPEPFPAWEIMCTACWVTDEFTEEHGATMIIPGTHKQKRHPPRDVRESLEGARAIVAPKGSICLWDGSVWHGNYARKTPGERVVLHTTYTRLGMQPIDDYSHLGDTWLEQNASEFRGLLGRDLFFHSTTETSGQTDQDRLRHTYRMVHGPQGY
- a CDS encoding AMP-binding protein, which gives rise to MSDIWTGSAVPSADACVTGPLLERYARETPDKVFALFEDGSSWTYEQTLAIVQKMAGGLRALGVAQGDYVNVWLPNGREAVAVWLAINWLGAIYVPINLAYRGNILEHVVANGQARLMIAQSELAERLRTIDRACLTDIVTLGDAPEAMGDIRFHKWESLDGPKVADPAKVMPWDVQMVIYTSGTTGPSKGVLVTYCHSYTSINAAFGYVGPDDRYLVALPLFHISGTGGVLLALYSGASFALITQFSTSNFWRVVRETGTTCLVLLGVMAAFLAKEAPRDDDRDHPLRSVMMVPYTEDAAVFESRFGCEVRTCFNMTEISTPLVAEPGGNLPVSSCGTVRAGVEARLVDANDVDVADGEIGELILRCDRPWSMTIGYLNNPEATATAWRNGWFHTGDAFRRDEGGNYFFVDRIKDAIRRRGENISSFEVESDVCSHTSIREAAAIGVPSPFGEEEVMVVVAPAPGEKIDPKKLIEFLEPRMAGFMLPRYIRTMDDLPKTPTQKVQKHLLRAEGITTDTFDRLG
- a CDS encoding carboxyl transferase domain-containing protein; the encoded protein is MKKLLIANRGEIAVRIARAAAGRGIRSIGIYSADDRNALHSRRTDEALALPGSGPAAYLDIDAIVEVARDAGCDAVHPGYGFLSESAEFAQRCEEAGLVFVGPAAVTLAALGDKAHARAIALAADIPVPPGSDGPVGVEEALAFFDRHGAMMIKAVAGGGGRGMRPVTDRAAVADTHQRCSSEALAGFGSDAVYCEKLVGRARHVEVQIIGDGTGDVVHLWDRECSLQRQRQKIVEIAPAPGLDTALREKLFDAAVAIGRAVNYRGVGTVEFLVDLDNGSFYFIEANARLQVEHTVTEAVTGLDLVDIQLELANGMSLRNLELRQDRIPAPRGVAIQARVNAEAIAADGMPRPSGGRIGRYEIPAGPGVRVDDCGERGYQPNPRFDSLLAKVITTAPTGGLANAVRLADRTLGEFAIEGIETNLSFLRALLQHPEIAAGAFDTFFIERHLGALLDHADQLKPDPSSDAASDAPSPDHIVDVPAGTVAIAAPMTGSLIALPAAANEAVAAGQPVAVMEAMKLEHVITAPAAGYVRLLPNEIGAVVSEGSPILFFEEADVGLSAIESAADIDPDHIRPDLAELHARRALTLDTARPDAVARRRARGYRTARENVDDIVDEGSFIEYGSLVIAGQRLRHPVDHLIRTTPADGMVTGIGRVNGDIFGADASRCVVMSYDYTVYAGTQGLKNHEKTDRMLELAERWRLPVILFAESGGGRPGDTDRPAGGGIFNTRAFALQGRLSALVPQIAIANGRCFAGAAVLLGCCDVVIATKDTTMGVGGPALIEGGGLGVYTPEEVGPAEVQAAGGVIDILAEDEADAVRIAQKYLSYFQGRLPSWDAADQRLLRSMVPENRLRAYDICRIIETLCDTGSVLELRETFGRAAITALARIEGRPIGIIANNSAYLGGAVDADAADKCSRFMQLCDAFDIPIVVLADTPGNMVGPEAEKSGLIRHCCRMFVTGPNLTVPLFSVVLRKGYGLGVMAMVGGHSQAPFFTLSWPTGEFGGMGLEGAVKLGYRKEMEAIADLDERQRWYEQRVAESYENGKAISTAMGFDFDEVIDPAETRAHIVAGLESIPAPVRTGKKKRPFIDSW
- a CDS encoding MFS transporter — its product is MERRMREAVPGAPPVVACTPSPPIGEAAREGRSTDHLSIGTKLGYGLGEMAEGVKTATLETFLFFYYVQVIGLQGSLVGLALLIALLFDGISDPLIGQLSDRTATRFGRRHPYLYLAPLPLAFGLYMLFDPPAGLGQWGIFFWLLGFTAFCRLMQSFYFIPHMALGAELSTDFKERISVSGYRNIFAFAGRLLVIAIAFSIFFHTTPEYPQGQLNEGAYPPLALTCGVIALVAILASAATTQKRALQYYSRMQSQGRGQFHEPMLSNLFNAFRLRTFAIFFVAILISYVLGGVQAALAVHVNTFYWKLPTWGIQWVFLGAAFGFMLGSVFARALADRLDKRTAYIASVILSVALNVAPIALREAGVLTPPESAEMLTALLAAAAFFASLAGGPAMVIAGAMLADIADAYELRFKSRSEGFLFGVSAFTRKASLGIGGALAGVALDLIRFPQGVAVDEVPHETAVHLALLYGPMMLVFTVIAMSIMWFYDLDRDKHARILHELESKE
- a CDS encoding phytanoyl-CoA dioxygenase family protein, which translates into the protein MQKLHDRIVEQGLEENVAELDQWGYTIFHDARTDRIVDEVREAIIRTVAAGDEEKAPTRFTILGEDPIFADAISTPKLLTLVEYLLGKGALFSQLSGSRRRAGKGSLGLHADNSWFPAPFPEWEIMCTACLVTDEFTEESGATLVVPGSHKLKRHPSPEERAEPEGARPIVASKGAICLWDGSVWHGNYPRQIPGERVVLHMTYTRIGMQPIENYDHLGEDWFAGKDPELPRLLGREIFLGRSPTFKQNDRELLRKTYDQVHGSEFWQKRGIT